ATTTATTCCCTCCTCCAAAAACTGTCCAGCTCAACTTTTTATCGTGCAGAATTTAGGCCGAAACTCTTCTGGTCAAAAATCGAATGAGCTGATAGGGGGACAAAAAATGGGTTCGATCTCCGGACTCGGCTTCGATCTTCCGATGGGTTTCACCCCACGGTCCGATCTGCCAACTTATCAGCCACAACCAACAAACTATCAGGTCACGACTGGTCTTTTGGCGGCAAACCCTTATTTCATACAGAGAAGGGAGGCAGATCACTTCCTCGCCTGGTGGGAAGGTTTCAAGGCACGCCTCACAACAAGAGAAGGGATCTACGAGTCTGCCAAGCTTGTCATCGGCCTCAATCTCGGGATGAAACTTGCGATGAAGGGGATCCTTTTCGGTCTCACAAAGGCATTTTCGGCCAATGGGAGACAGACCCCTAAGGGTCTCTATTGGATCTCGAACCTCCTCCTCTGTGGCGTTATCTCCGGAGCGATGACGTTCTATCAAAGAAAAGGAGATAGGTCTCACGAAGAGGGGTTTCTGAGGCAATGGGCTGTTGCATTCGGCTCATCTCTCCCCTCGATGCTGATCGGCATGAGGGCTTTGCCAAAATTTGGGCTTCGCGCCACGATCCTCCAGGATGCCGCCCTTGAGATCCCTCAGGCAATTGCCGCGATGGGGGCTGGGTATCTCCTCGAGGGGGTTGGGGCAAAAGAGGAAATGAGGATGGGATTTGGTGAAAGATTTCTGATGGAAATAACCGAAGGGCTCTTCTTCATGGGGGCGGGACATGCGGTTGGGGCAACGCTTGATCTCACCTCAATCATTCCAATTCCGGACATTCCGATCCCGGACAGGATACGACGGGGAGGAAGAGAGTCGGCCGGTGTCGCGCCAGGGGAACCAAAGAGTTTCAAGGCCTGGCTCCCTTTTGGAGGACTCTACCCTGCCCGTCGGCCCCAACCGGTAAAAAGGGTGCAGAGTCCGGGACCGGAGGCGGTCGTCTTCAGCAAAGAAAATCTCGTCTCAAGCCTTCAAGAGGGTCCTGACGGAAAACAGCAACTCATCATGCAGAAGGTTTATCTCCCGGACCTTCCTCCAGACGCCACAGAACTCCAGGGGGGATATATCCATCTCGTCGGTCAAAAGGAATTGAATGGAAAATTCAATCAGGAACCGTTTGAACCGGGAACGACGACGCTACGAGATGAATTCGTCCAGGTACAGGCGTATTACTATCTTTCGAAGGCGATCCATCGGCTCGAGGAGCTGGGATTCAAGATCAAAGAGATTCATGGGTCGATTCATAACGGTCGACTCCATGAAATCCGAGTCATCATCAACGCCTTCGATGAGGCAAACGCCTTTTTCAGTCCACCAAAAGACTTTCTCGCCTTCGGCATGCATGTCGGTTCCGATGGAGATGTTGTCGTCCATGAGTTCGGTCACAGCCTGCTGCATCATGCCGATCCCCGACTCATCTCCGAATTCGGGGGGGAGGCAGGGGCGATCCATGAAGGGACAGGGGATGCTCTGGCGACATTGATCCATGACGATCCCCACCTCGGAGAATTTTTTGCTGCCGCATTCCTTGGACAAAAACCGCGACATGACAGCGGACTTCGACGTGTCGATCATCACAAAAAACTAAGTGAGGTGGGCACAGAGGTTCATGATCGCGGAGAGGTCTATGGTGGGTTCTGGTGGTCCCTGAAACAGCGCTTCATCGAGAATTTGGGGCTATCCCGTCAGGAGGCGAATAGTCTCGCATTACGTCTGTTGATTAATCATGCCTTCAGTTATCCGACGGCAAGCCCGGCCCCTCATGATTTTGTCGATGCGATCCTGCGTGGCGCGCGTGGGGTGGAGAGGGCTGGATTATTACCGAAAGAGTCGTCGATGATGGAGACAATCAATAAAGAGGTCCTCGCCGAGGCGACCGCGCGTGAATTGTGGCCACCGCCAGAAGTGACCCCTCCTCCACCACCGACAACACCTCAACCCGGCTCAGCGGCCCCCTGGTATCTTCGATGGGCCCATGGGGCGCGGGACTATTATCATAGCGTTCTGCTCCCTCCAATCTTTGATAAGATCTCATCCGCCCCTCACCTCGGCGGGAGGGCTGATTTTTACCAGCAGAGACACGCAACGCCGTATGGACAGGTGGAGGTGGTCGGACATGGGACAACCGAGTGGCGTGGGATGCGTGGAGAACCGGTCGAGAGCGCCAATCGGGATGTCCGACCGATTCAGGATGGGGAGATTTCGCATCAGGTCGATGTCCGGTTCAGTGAGGCACTGGATGTCGTCAGAACACAATTGATCCAGGAACGTGAACAACTGAGAGGCGCTGTAGAGGAGCTTCGAGCCCAACGTTCCCTGGAAGAATTAACAGAAGACGAGGCTGAGAAGATTCATATAGCGGCGAAACGTTTTCAGATCCTCGGTTTCGCACTCGAATATCTCGAGAAAAACGCCCATCAGATCCCCCGTGAGCTGGTTGTCTTCAAAAAAGAGACCCACCTCTCTTACTGGATCGATCTTGGCTACGCGACCTTCCTCGTCCCGGCGACACAAAGGGCGTTTAGGGAGCAACAGCCTCTCTGGGGACTTGGTATTTTTGATTGCGCCCGCTAACTTTTTCCCTTGAATGAGTCCTCGTCGGTATTCTACTTAAAGGAGTAATGCCAGCCATCCACTTTTGGGGTCTCATCCTCTCTCTCCTTCTCGTCTTGTTCCTTCCCTTCCTAATTCATAAGATCGAACAAAATCTGGAGATCTTTCTTTTTCTGATGGGTTGTTTCACCGTCACACTGACCGGCTCCTGGAATCTCCATCTCGTGAAAGAAGGGTTTGTCGAACCGATTTCAATTACCGTCACCGTCCTGATCGCAGGACTGGTCTTTCGTTTTTTTCGGCAGCGGATCCGAAAAGAGATCTTCTCACTGGAAAAACAGCTCGGTTATCCCCTCTTCGCCTTTCTGCTCGTCACCATCCTGGGGCTTTGCTCGAGTGTCATCACCGCCATCATCGCCGCCCTTGTCCTGACCGAGGTTATCAGCGGCCTGCGTCTCGATCGACGTTCGGAGATCCTCCTCGTTGTGCTCGCCTGTTTCGCGATCGGACTTGGGGCGGCGCTGACCCCTGTCGGTGAGCCACTCTCAACAATTGTCGTCGCGAAACTCAGAGGAGAACCGTACCACGCCTCATTCACATTCCTCCTGAAACTCCTCGGGGCCTACGTCGTCCCCACTATTGTGATTACAGGACTCATCGCCGGTTTCGTTCATACTCGAGCGGTACGAAAGGAAGAGAGTCTTCAGACCGATACGGCAGAAACGATATCATCCATTTTTGTTCGGTCGTTGAAGGTCTATCTCTTCGTGATGGGGCTTGTTTTTTTGGGTCAAGGTTTCCGCCCGATGATCGACACCTATGTGAGCCATCTCCCATGGCAGGTCCTCTATTGGGTCAACTCTCTTTCGGCCGTTGTCGACAACGCGACACTGACCGCCGCCGAGATCTCACCGGATATGACAGTCTTCCAGATCCGCTCAGCGTTAATTGCACTCCTTCTCTCCGGTATCGGCCTGATCCCAGGAAACATCCCCAACATCATCTCAGCAAATAAATTGGGAATTAGCGCCAAGGAATGGGCGAAATGGGGGGTGCCTCTCGCCTTGCTTTCGATGTTGATCTATTTCGTGATCCTGACAGGGCTATCAAATTGATAATATTATCAATTTGATAGAGGCCTCCTTCTTGCGAAGCTACCATTTATGTCCATGATTTTATGACCATTTTTTAGAAAATCCCTTCTACTATCCGCTTGGCATACATATTGCTCCTCTAAGGTAATAATGAGGCTTATTACCGCCGTTTTTCTCGGGTGCCTTCTGTTCTCATTTTCAGCCAGCACAGCCCCCCTCTCTCAGGACAAGGCGATCAGAAAAGTCCGGCCGCTCAAAAAAGAGATCCGGAAGGGAAAACCTTTCACGAAGAGATGGCGCCCCACCCTCCTCCCCCAGAAAAAACTCTTCATGATCACCGACAGGAATTGGCAAGATGTCCTGTCACTTGTCCCGATCGTCACCAAGAAAGGGACATTCGGCGGACGACTCCGCTATGCGATGATCGTCTATCATCCGGAACGAACCCCTTCCCTCCAGAGACCGATCGCCCGATTTATTGATGATTTCGAACCTTTCAAAATCTACACCTTCGGAGAGATCCCTTCTTCAATCTTCGAGGAGGCTGATTTCGATCTGGATGACGTGGAGGCGAAGACTGTTTCGGAATACCTCGACAGCTGGAGCGGTTATTCAACCGTTATCTATGTCGAAAACAACTATTCCTTGGCACTGCTCGCGAGCTCCTATGCCGCCTTGAGGGAGGCCCCACTTATTGTTGTTGGAAGTGCCCTGGACAGACCGAACCGCATGGAGGGAAAAAACGTCGTTCGGGTTGGCACTGTTTCGTGTCCCTCAGGTGCCGCTTCCTGCGAAGGACCTTTCTCTGCCAATGAGATCAGCCGTGACTATGTCACACGGTCCGGCACCAACAAAATCATCCTCGTGAATTCAAACGACCTTAATCAAACAACAAAGGTCTCGCTTGTCGCCCCAATCCTCGCAGCAGGCAGAAAAGAGGTTCTCCTCAGCACAACATCCACGGATCACCTCGTGATCGATTCCTATCTGAACGATATGTTTGGTTACCTTGGTTTCCGATCCGGATATCTCACGATCCTGGCCCATCCCTCTTACGTCCCAATGAAAACAAACGTAACGATACGTAGCGAATCTCGAGAGAGGCGTGGCGAATATATCGATCACGACTATCCGGTTGACGTCGACAACCGGTTTTATGGCACGCCCGGTGAGAATCTGATGGGGCCTGTAGAATTTGCCGTCGGCCGCATCTTCGGAAAAGGATCAAGCCTCTATGTCGCACGAAGTCTCTTTTTCGGAGAGCTTCCTCGAGCCCATGAGAGGGCACTATTCGCCACCCTTTCCAGTGAAGAGGAGACCGATGACATTCAGACAGGGTGCGGTTTTTTTGCATTCTGCCCTTCCCCGAGAATCTGGTCGGAAGAGACCCGTCTCGCCATTGAAACGGCATTCCCGGAGATGAACTTCCTCGAGGGAACTGACACTGAAATCACTGAAGCTGAAAGCTTGACCCAAGAGGAACGGAATGAACTCTACCGCACGAGCCACTTTATCTACTACCATGGGCATGCCGGTTCCGATGGGCTTTCCTCCTTCTCAATATTCTCTCCTGATGTGACGGATCTCAGTTATCCCTTCCTTTATCTCGTCGGCTGTTCAACCTGTAATACCGATTCCAATCCAGAACCTTTCTGCGCAAGGAATCTTCAGGAAGGGGCGATGGGTCTGATCGGAACCTTCGATGATGGTCTCAACATGGGGTACACGAATGGAATCCTCCGAGATATGTACCTGAACGGACTCCCGATGGGAGAGGTCATCAAAAACGTGAAGAATAGCCGGGCCTGCACGGAGCGATTTGATACCTGCATCTATGAAGGGCGCGCCGGAAACATGCGTCAGATCCTAATTGGCGACCCGCTTTTACAAGCCAAGTGGTGGTAAGATCTCCTCGACCCTCCCCTCGCGCATCAAGACTATCCGATCAGCCAGATCGGTCGCCTCATCCTGATGGTGTGTCACATAAAGACAGGTCATCTGGAATTCACGATGGAGTTTCTTGATCTCCGCACGCATCTGGACCCGAAGCTTGGAGTCCAGATTCGAGAGCGGCTCATCAAAAAGCAGGATAGACGGTTTCAAAACAAGCGCGCGGGCAAGCGCGACTCGTTGCTGTTGGCCCCCGGAGAGCTGATCGGGATGACGATCACCCAAATTCGTAAGTTCCAATTCCTTCATGACCTGGGCAACACGCCGGTTCTTTTCATCCTTTTCTACATGCCGGAGCTTGAGGCCATAGGCGATATTTTCCACAACCGTCATGTGTGGAAAGAGCGCATAGTTCTGAAAGACAAGCGGAAGCCCCCGTTTGTGGGCCGGAAGCCGTGTCACCTCCTGGCCATTCACAAAGATCTGACCCGATGTTGGTACCTCAAAACCGGCAAGACACCGAAGGACAGTTGTCTTTCCGCAACCGGAGGGACCAAGCAAACAGACAAATTCGCCTGAATTGATTGAGAGGGAAAAATGATCCAGGGCAACGATCTCCTGTTTCCCATTCTTGTCAGGGAAATATTTGGTGAGTTCTACGAGTTCAATTGCGGACAAACTCCCTCCTCCTCCCCCTCGTCGCTATCCGAAGAAAAACGAGAACTGCTGAAACAACCATCATTACAAAGACACAAAGCGCCGCTGCCTGCGAAAGTTCGCCGGTCTCGACGTAACCCAAGATCGCAATCGTAATCAAGTTCCATCGCCCGGAGACGACAAAAATCACAGCGCTGATCGCGACCATGCATTTGATAAACGAGTGAGCAAGACTTGAAAACAACGCCGGCTTCAGAAGCGGAAGCGTGATATCTCGGAAAACCTGAAGACTGCTCGCTCCCAGCGAGTGGGCCGCCTCTTCAATCCCCTTATCGATCTGTTTCAAGGTCGCGATACCGGCTCGAACCCCTACCGGCATATTTCGAAAGATAAAAAGAAGGACGATAATGAGCCAGGTTCCCTGCAGCAGGAGAGGCTTTGTATTGAAGGCAAGGATATAGCCAATTCCAATGACGGTACCCGGAACCGCAAATGTCAGCATTGAAATAATCTCCATCGCCCCACGGCCGGCAAATTTTTTGCGAACAAAAAGATAGGCAAGCGTCAATCCTAATAGCGTATCCAGCGGTGTCGCGATCGCGGCAAGGATGAAGGTATTGCCGACATAATCAGCCCCTTCCCGAAAAGTGGTGAGGAAGTGACCCAGCGTCAGTGCATGGTTCACCCCCCAGATCTGTGTGAGAGACCCATAAAAAACAGTGCCGTAGAAGAGGATCGTCAGGCTCGAGATCAGGAGGGCGATCGCGGCGAGGATAATTTTCGGGAACCTCCCGACATCCGCAATCCGGGCGGTTGACGGTTTTCCGGTCACGGTGGCGTAGGGTTTCCTCTCCAGATAGAATTTTTGAATAAAAAATGCGGTCAGCGTCGGTACGAGCAGGAGAATCGCCAACGCTGCCCCACGGGAGAGATCCTGCTCAGCCCCAACTATTTTGAGATAAGATTCGACAGAGAGGACACGATAATTTCCTCCCAGGATCAGTGGAGTCCCGAAATCAGCGAGTGATTCGATGAAGGTCAGAAGCATTGAACTCCCCAATCCGGGAAAACTCAGAGGGAGCGTGACATACCAAAATGTCTGCCAGCCTGTCGCCCCCTGATTGATCGAGGCCTCTTCGATCGACGGATCGATCGTCTCCAAGGCACCGAGAACAACGAGATAAGCGAGCGGGAAGAGATGCAGGGATTGAACAATCAAAAGCCCCCAGAAACCGTAGATTGAAAAATCCCATTCAAAGAGGCGCGTGATAATCCCCTGCCGGCCGAGGAGGATGATTGCGGAGAGGGCGACAATAAAAGGAGGGGCAATAAGAGGAAAAGTTGCCATCCCGCGGAAGAGAAATTTCCCGGGCAGATTTGTCCTTCCGACCAGATAGGCAAAAAAATAACCGATGAGGGTTGAAATACAGGAAACAATAACGCCGAGCAGGAGGCTGTTCAGGACAGGTCTTCTCAAGACCGGATCGGTAATTAGTTTTTGGTAAACGAAGATTCCATCAGTCGACGCGAAGCTTGTCTCGATCACCTTGAAGAGGGGGTAGACAATGAAAACGGTCATTAAAAGACCAAGGAGCAAGATCGCTAGCCTAACAGCAGGTTCTTTTGTCATTATTTCCCAGTGACTTGTCTCCACCGAGCGAGCAGTTGCTGATGCCTCTCCACCGATTCATAAATATCGACATCGATCTTTTTGACCGTCTCACTCCTCACAATAAAGGGATTTTTCTGAACGCCGGGATGAATAGGCGTCTGATTCCACTCTGCCAGGAGATTCTGGGCCGTCGGGCTGAAAAGCCAATCAACAAAACGTCTCCCCCTCTCGAGATCGGGTCCTCCCTTGATCAGCGACGCCCCCCCCACTTCAAAACCGACCCCCTCTTTCGGAAAGGTGAGCTCGAGCGGATACCCCTGCTCGATCCCCTTGTGCCTGATGTCATGCGAGAAGGCGATACAGACAGCGACCTCTCCAAGGCCTGCCTGCGTGACACAGGCTGAACCCGACTCGCTGTAGTGACCAATCTGACCGTCCAGCGCCTTCACAAATTCAAATCCCTTTTCTTCCCCCATCAACGAGATAAGACTTGCGAGGATCGTATAAGCAGTCCCCGAGGTATAAGGATAAGCGACCCCGATCTTCCCCTTGAACACCGGCTTCAGGAGATCCTGATATGAGGTCGGTGCCTTCATGTTATGTTTTTTGAGAAATTCTGTATTCGCCCCAAAACCGATCACGCCGATATACCAACCGTTCCAACCATTCATCCGACCTGTCAGTTGAGGAGAAGGAGGGAAACTACGACGCGGTTGATACGGTTCGAGAAGCCCCGCCCTCTCCAGGATCACATGCTCATTTGATCCGCCACCGATCCAGACCGCCGCATGCGGATTGGCCGACTCACTCTGGATCCGGGTCAACGCCTCACCGGTGGATAGACGGACAAACTCGACCTTTTCACCGGTCTCCTTCTCAAACGCCTCGATGAAACCCTTCGTCTCTTTTGCATCCATGGAGCTGTAGATGCGAAGTGGTTCGACCCGTTTTTCACAACCGAAAAAGAGAAGTGAAAAGAGAAAAAAGGAGACAGAGATCCATCTCATCGATCTCTGTTAGATCTAATTTTTAGGGGGTCGTCAACTCAATCCCGGAAAGGATCTGCTTGACTCCTATCGTGGGAGGGTTACTTCCTGTGACACTTACCCAAAAAAATATGATGCTTGGAAAGACAATCTCCTGCTGGCTCTTCGGCCTCCTGAAAATCCCGTTGATCTTCTATGTCCGCCCGCGCGTGATTTCAGCCAACACCGATCACTGTGAGGTGAAGATTCCGCTGACGCGGAGGACACAGAATCACTGGCGGTCAATGTATCTCGGCTCCCTCGCGATCGGCGCCGATCTGGCAGGAGGACTGATCCTCATGGAGGTGATTAAGTCCTCACACGAAAAGATCAGTTTCATTTTTAAAGATTTCACCGCGAATTTCCTGAAGAGACCGGAGGCGGATGTCCATTTTATCTGTAAAGAAGGTCACAAGATCCGTCAGGCGGTCGAAGAGACGATCAAAACCCGCGATCGGGTCAATACAACCATCAACATCATGGCCAATACCCCAAAATTAAGCGGCGAGGTCCCGGTAGCGACGTTCGCGATTACACTCTCCCTGAAGGCCAGGTAATCAAGCCGGTAAACTTGTGACCTAATGTCACAAGGCAAACGGCGCGATGATCCAATGATTTTCAAAACCTCGCTGGACACGACGCGGGGTTTTGAAAATACCTTATAAAAAAAGCGCAACAAAATTCCTTAATAATCGAGAAGATAAGAGATTATGAATACCGACCTTAATTTAACAGACCTGATCCAGCTTCTGACCACTGAGCTCGGGTTTGGATCAGAAAGTCCTACCTTCTCCAGAGACGAATCTGATTGGGTGGCACGAAAATTCCATCATGATGAAAAAGGCTCTGTCTTCATCCATGCCGGCAAGGATCGCTATTCACAATATGTTGAGTTAATACGTCGAACAGACACCACCTTCCGTATCCGTGCCGAGCTGAGGCCTGACGGGACACTTCGATCTATTGAAAAGGAATTTTGGTGGCCGGAAGGGAGGGATCTCACCATTCGAGAGGTCTTTTCGCCACCGATTCCGGGAAGGACCTCGACAGAGGGAGACCTCCCCTTCCTGGTCAGTTTCTGGAGAGATTCGAGCCCCCCGCCGCATGGAACCCCCGATCCTTATAGCCCAAGGGTCGATTTCCGTACCCCCAGTGAGACTTTTTGCACGAATTCGCGTATGAGAGGACCTGTTCAACTGAAACTCCTGCCCGAAGGGAGATTCCTCGAAGTTATGGGGGAAGGAGTTCCAGACATCTTTGGTGTTTATCACCGCCGAGAGGCGTTGAGAATCCGGATGGCCTCCAATCCGGGCCCGCAGGAGAATGCTGTGAATACGTTGTTTGTTGCGCTCAAAAGGGCAGCCAGTATCACCGTCGAGGTTCCCGGTGAAGACTATAGAAACGGCCCGCCGGGTTTCCGAAGGTTTGGCTGGTCCAAATTCCTGATTGGGGCAGGAATCCTAGGAGGTTTTCTGCTCGCTGCAAATCTCTCTTCTATTTTTTCTCAAGACGCCTAACTCAGGAACTCCCGGACAAACTCAGTCGCCGGTTTGTGTCTCAGTTCCTCTGGAGTTCCTTGTTGCTCAACCTTCCCCTTGTTCATCACAATCACCCAATTCGACATCTCCATCGCCTCTGCTTGATCGTGGGTCACATAGACCACAGTCGTCTTAAAATCCTTCTGGATCTGCTTGATCTCCTGACGCATCCCGATACGAAGCTTCGCATCGAGATTCGAGAGTGGTTCATCCAAAAGCAGCATCAAGGGTTCCATCACGAGCGCACGACCGAGCGCCACCCGCTGTTGCTGACCTCCAGAAAGCTCATCCGGATGCCGCTTTTCGAGTCCCTCCAGATGAAGTGCCTTCAGGACACGACCGACACGACTGATCACCTGATCCCGAGACATCTTTCGAACACGTAAAGGATAGGCGATATTATCGAAAACATTCATATGGGGCCAGATCGCATAAGACTGAAAGACCATCCCCAGGTTTCTCTTCTCAGGGACAATGAACTGACGACCATCGGCAACGATCTGGCCATTCAGATCAATCGTCCCCTCCGTCGGTTCTTCAAGCCCCGCGATCAGACGAAGCGTCGTCGTCTTTCCACACCCTGAAGGTCCCAGCAGGGACAAAAATTCCCCCTTATCAACCCTGAAATTGATCTCCGACAAGACAAGGGTCGTCCCATAGATCTTCTGAACATTCTTGAATTCAAGTATCGGCATCTCTTTTAAACCCCGAGTCTTCCTCGACTCAATCTTTTGACCAAAAAATTCAGCCCCAAGACAAGAAACAAAATAACCACCGCCAGCACAGAGGCGAGAAAAGGGCTTTCATACTCCTGCAGATGAAAAAGCCTCAACCCCACCGTCGGAAAATCAGCCGCGCTCAGGATGACCGACATCGTCAATTCAGAGAAAAGGGGGGCGATCAGCAGAAAGAGCGCCGTCGAGAAGGTCCCTTTCAGAATCGGGACCCAGATCGAACCCAGCGTTCGAAACCACGAGGCACCACACATCAAAGACGCCTCCTCAAGACTCTTGTCAACATTACTCATGGCCGGTGAAATCACACGGAGCCCGTAGTTCAGATACTTGGCGACATAGGCAAAGAGCAATAAAAAATAAGCGGGGGAACCTAAAAAACTAAAGAGGATCGCAAAGGCCAAAATCGTCCCCGGCGCGGCATACGGCAAAGAGGCAAATGTCACCATGAGGTTTCGGAACCGATAGCGCGTCTTTTCCCGATAATAGGCGATAAAAAAACTCAAAAAAACGATCAGGATCCCTCCCCCAAAGGCGAGCAGGAGGGAATTAAGGATCGCCTGTTGCATATCTTTTCGCATCAGGACCCAACGGTAATTATCCAGAGAAAGATCCCAGTGTCCGTAAACCTTCATGAGACTCGTGACCAGAACTGTTAAGAGAGGCATCCCGATCGCGAGCACAGAGAACAGGATAAAAACCGAAGTCATCGGAAGACGCCAGTGACGAAGATTAATTTCCAACTTCCGCGTCTGTTTTCCCCCGAGTGTCGCATAACTTTTTCGATTCAACCATTTTTCAGAAATATAGCCGAGGCCGAAGGCAAGAACCACAATCGGCACAGAAAGCATCATCGCCTGACTCAAGGCGTTCGGACTCCCGATCTTGATCCATTGATAAATCTTTGTTGTCAGCACAGTAATCCTGCCGGGTCCCCCGATGATCGCCGGCACTGCAAAGCTCGATATCGAACAGAGAAAAACCAGGATCGACGAGCCGATCAGTGCCGGCCGCAGAAGCGGCAATGTGATCGTGAAAAAAACCCGGAAGATCCCCGCCCC
The window above is part of the Deltaproteobacteria bacterium genome. Proteins encoded here:
- a CDS encoding M36 family metallopeptidase, coding for MGSISGLGFDLPMGFTPRSDLPTYQPQPTNYQVTTGLLAANPYFIQRREADHFLAWWEGFKARLTTREGIYESAKLVIGLNLGMKLAMKGILFGLTKAFSANGRQTPKGLYWISNLLLCGVISGAMTFYQRKGDRSHEEGFLRQWAVAFGSSLPSMLIGMRALPKFGLRATILQDAALEIPQAIAAMGAGYLLEGVGAKEEMRMGFGERFLMEITEGLFFMGAGHAVGATLDLTSIIPIPDIPIPDRIRRGGRESAGVAPGEPKSFKAWLPFGGLYPARRPQPVKRVQSPGPEAVVFSKENLVSSLQEGPDGKQQLIMQKVYLPDLPPDATELQGGYIHLVGQKELNGKFNQEPFEPGTTTLRDEFVQVQAYYYLSKAIHRLEELGFKIKEIHGSIHNGRLHEIRVIINAFDEANAFFSPPKDFLAFGMHVGSDGDVVVHEFGHSLLHHADPRLISEFGGEAGAIHEGTGDALATLIHDDPHLGEFFAAAFLGQKPRHDSGLRRVDHHKKLSEVGTEVHDRGEVYGGFWWSLKQRFIENLGLSRQEANSLALRLLINHAFSYPTASPAPHDFVDAILRGARGVERAGLLPKESSMMETINKEVLAEATARELWPPPEVTPPPPPTTPQPGSAAPWYLRWAHGARDYYHSVLLPPIFDKISSAPHLGGRADFYQQRHATPYGQVEVVGHGTTEWRGMRGEPVESANRDVRPIQDGEISHQVDVRFSEALDVVRTQLIQEREQLRGAVEELRAQRSLEELTEDEAEKIHIAAKRFQILGFALEYLEKNAHQIPRELVVFKKETHLSYWIDLGYATFLVPATQRAFREQQPLWGLGIFDCAR
- a CDS encoding DUF1646 family protein, whose translation is MPAIHFWGLILSLLLVLFLPFLIHKIEQNLEIFLFLMGCFTVTLTGSWNLHLVKEGFVEPISITVTVLIAGLVFRFFRQRIRKEIFSLEKQLGYPLFAFLLVTILGLCSSVITAIIAALVLTEVISGLRLDRRSEILLVVLACFAIGLGAALTPVGEPLSTIVVAKLRGEPYHASFTFLLKLLGAYVVPTIVITGLIAGFVHTRAVRKEESLQTDTAETISSIFVRSLKVYLFVMGLVFLGQGFRPMIDTYVSHLPWQVLYWVNSLSAVVDNATLTAAEISPDMTVFQIRSALIALLLSGIGLIPGNIPNIISANKLGISAKEWAKWGVPLALLSMLIYFVILTGLSN
- a CDS encoding ABC transporter ATP-binding protein; translation: MSAIELVELTKYFPDKNGKQEIVALDHFSLSINSGEFVCLLGPSGCGKTTVLRCLAGFEVPTSGQIFVNGQEVTRLPAHKRGLPLVFQNYALFPHMTVVENIAYGLKLRHVEKDEKNRRVAQVMKELELTNLGDRHPDQLSGGQQQRVALARALVLKPSILLFDEPLSNLDSKLRVQMRAEIKKLHREFQMTCLYVTHHQDEATDLADRIVLMREGRVEEILPPLGL
- a CDS encoding iron ABC transporter permease, translated to MTKEPAVRLAILLLGLLMTVFIVYPLFKVIETSFASTDGIFVYQKLITDPVLRRPVLNSLLLGVIVSCISTLIGYFFAYLVGRTNLPGKFLFRGMATFPLIAPPFIVALSAIILLGRQGIITRLFEWDFSIYGFWGLLIVQSLHLFPLAYLVVLGALETIDPSIEEASINQGATGWQTFWYVTLPLSFPGLGSSMLLTFIESLADFGTPLILGGNYRVLSVESYLKIVGAEQDLSRGAALAILLLVPTLTAFFIQKFYLERKPYATVTGKPSTARIADVGRFPKIILAAIALLISSLTILFYGTVFYGSLTQIWGVNHALTLGHFLTTFREGADYVGNTFILAAIATPLDTLLGLTLAYLFVRKKFAGRGAMEIISMLTFAVPGTVIGIGYILAFNTKPLLLQGTWLIIVLLFIFRNMPVGVRAGIATLKQIDKGIEEAAHSLGASSLQVFRDITLPLLKPALFSSLAHSFIKCMVAISAVIFVVSGRWNLITIAILGYVETGELSQAAALCVFVMMVVSAVLVFLRIATRGRRREFVRN
- a CDS encoding ABC transporter substrate-binding protein, with protein sequence MRWISVSFFLFSLLFFGCEKRVEPLRIYSSMDAKETKGFIEAFEKETGEKVEFVRLSTGEALTRIQSESANPHAAVWIGGGSNEHVILERAGLLEPYQPRRSFPPSPQLTGRMNGWNGWYIGVIGFGANTEFLKKHNMKAPTSYQDLLKPVFKGKIGVAYPYTSGTAYTILASLISLMGEEKGFEFVKALDGQIGHYSESGSACVTQAGLGEVAVCIAFSHDIRHKGIEQGYPLELTFPKEGVGFEVGGASLIKGGPDLERGRRFVDWLFSPTAQNLLAEWNQTPIHPGVQKNPFIVRSETVKKIDVDIYESVERHQQLLARWRQVTGK
- a CDS encoding DUF4442 domain-containing protein, with translation MMLGKTISCWLFGLLKIPLIFYVRPRVISANTDHCEVKIPLTRRTQNHWRSMYLGSLAIGADLAGGLILMEVIKSSHEKISFIFKDFTANFLKRPEADVHFICKEGHKIRQAVEETIKTRDRVNTTINIMANTPKLSGEVPVATFAITLSLKAR
- a CDS encoding ABC transporter ATP-binding protein; this translates as MPILEFKNVQKIYGTTLVLSEINFRVDKGEFLSLLGPSGCGKTTTLRLIAGLEEPTEGTIDLNGQIVADGRQFIVPEKRNLGMVFQSYAIWPHMNVFDNIAYPLRVRKMSRDQVISRVGRVLKALHLEGLEKRHPDELSGGQQQRVALGRALVMEPLMLLLDEPLSNLDAKLRIGMRQEIKQIQKDFKTTVVYVTHDQAEAMEMSNWVIVMNKGKVEQQGTPEELRHKPATEFVREFLS
- a CDS encoding iron ABC transporter permease, encoding MQLPVVHQRYRMTTKRSVFWLTVLVTILVSGLPLFNLIQLALSRIELSLFDTSLVRIIWNTFLIAALTTFFSLLLGTFCGFVLCRTNLFLKKGIKSFLLYPYIIPSIIIAIGWAILANPSVGLLKEILPGINIYSIGGIVFVEALYWYTFVMLNISNVLENIDGSLEESARMCGAGIFRVFFTITLPLLRPALIGSSILVFLCSISSFAVPAIIGGPGRITVLTTKIYQWIKIGSPNALSQAMMLSVPIVVLAFGLGYISEKWLNRKSYATLGGKQTRKLEINLRHWRLPMTSVFILFSVLAIGMPLLTVLVTSLMKVYGHWDLSLDNYRWVLMRKDMQQAILNSLLLAFGGGILIVFLSFFIAYYREKTRYRFRNLMVTFASLPYAAPGTILAFAILFSFLGSPAYFLLLFAYVAKYLNYGLRVISPAMSNVDKSLEEASLMCGASWFRTLGSIWVPILKGTFSTALFLLIAPLFSELTMSVILSAADFPTVGLRLFHLQEYESPFLASVLAVVILFLVLGLNFLVKRLSRGRLGV